A window from Cryptomeria japonica chromosome 1, Sugi_1.0, whole genome shotgun sequence encodes these proteins:
- the LOC131856994 gene encoding momilactone A synthase-like: MQTVGIGRARIVHVNSLTGGSNGIGATMARKFVAKGAYVYVVDIDEEGGVKVCQELDGNASFVKCEVAIETHVKGVLDRAMEEKGHLDIMMNNAGILHAHCNSITQVSVETWERVIAMNVIGAMLGVKHAARVMIPRNSGSILFNCSVLGLMKTDNASHGYMSSKNALLGFDEEWCSGVGKGRNMCECYVILWDCDKDD, from the coding sequence ATGCAGACCGTGGGCATAGGGAGAGCACGGATAGTGCACGTGAATAGTTTGACAGGTGGATCAAATGGTATAGGTGCAACCATGGCTAGGAAATTTGTGGCAAAAGGTGCTTATGTGTATGTTGTTGACATCGATGAAGAGGGAGGGGTTAAAGTTTGTCAAGAGCTCGATGGGAATGCTTCATTTGTGAAGTGTGAAGTGGCAATAGAGACCCATGTGAAAGGGGTCCTAGATCGAGCGATGGAGGAGAAGGGGCATCTAGATATCATGATGAACAATGCAGGTATATTGCACGCTCATTGTAATTCCATCACACAGGTCTCTGTTGAGACTTGGGAGAGAGTGATAGCTATGAATGTTATAGGAGCTATGTTAGGAGTGAAGCATGCTGCAAGGGTCATGATTCCACGCAACTCTGGTTCCATACTCTTCAATTGCAGTGTTTTGGGACTGATGAAGACTGATAATGCCTCTCATGGTTACATGTCTTCCAAGAATGCTCTGTTGGGGTTTGATGAAGAGTGGTGCAGTGGAGTTGGCAAAGGAAGGAATATGTGTGAATGCTATGTCATCCTTTGGGATTGTGACAAAGATGATTGA